TTCTAAGATTCGCTCCAGATCACTCCTTCGCTCCCCTCTGTACCGGCCATTGTAGCACGTGTGTAGCCCTACCCGTAAGGGCCATGATGACTTGACGTCGTCCCCGCCTTCCTCCGGTTTGTCACCGGCAGTCTCCTTAGAGTTCCCGCCTCTACGCGCTGGCAACTAAGGATAAGGGTTGCGCTCGTTACGGGACTTAACCCAACATCTCACGACACGAGCTGACGACAGCCATGCAGCACCTGTATCAGTGTTCCCGAAGGCACTCCAGCATCTCTGCCAGATTCACTGTATGTCAAGGGTAGGTAAGGTTCTTCGCGTTGCATCGAATTAAACCACATGCTCCACCGCTTGTGCGGGCCCCCGTCAATTCCTTTGAGTTTTAATCTTGCGACCGTACTCCCCAGGCGGTCAACTTATCGCGTTTGCTGCGCCACTAATCATTTTCATATGACCAACAGCTAGTTGACATCGTTTACAGCGTGGACTACCAGGGTATCTAATCCTGTTTGCTCCCCACGCTTTCGTGCCTCAGTGTCAGTATTAGGCCAGGTAGCCGCCTTCGCCACTGGTGTTCCTTCCGATCTCTACGCATTTCACCGCTACACCGGAAATTCCACTACCCTCTCCTATACTCCAGTCTACCAGTCTTAGCTGACCTGCCCAGGTTAAGCCCAGGTATTTCACAGCTAACTTAATAAACCACCTACGCACCCTTTACGCCCAGTAATTCCGATTAACGCTCGCACCCTCCGTATTACCGCGGCTGCTGGCACGGAGTTAGCCGGTGCTTCTTCTGTGGGTAACGTCCAATCAATTAGCTCTTAACCTATCAATCCTCCTCCCCACTGAAAGTGCTTTACAACCCTCAGGCCTTCTTCACACACGCGGCATTGCTGGATCAGGGTTGCCCCCATTGTCCAATATTCCCCACTGCTGCCTCCCGTAGGAGTCTGGGCCGTGTCTCAGTCCCAGTGTGGCTGATCATCCTCTCAGACCAGCTACCGATCGTCGCCTTGGTAGGCCCTTACCCCACCAACTAGCTAATCGGACGCAGGCTATTCTTAAAGCGCCAGGCCTAATGGTCCCCAGCTTTATTCCATAGAACGTATGCGGTATTAGCCTGAGTTTCCCCAGGTTATCCCCCTCTCTAAGGTATATTCCTACGCGTTACTCACCCGTTCGCCACTCGCCATCAGTCTAGCAAGCTAGACCATGCTGCCGTTCGACTTGCATGTGTTAAGCATGCCGCCAGCGTTCAATCTGAGCCAGGATCAAACTCTTCAGTTCAATCTCTGTGCTCCGTCATTGCTGACTTCGCTTCTTTCTCTTCGCCTTCAGTCAGTTCCCCAACCAAAAGCCTATCTCTTTCGGCACTCCAGTCTCAACCAAAGCGCCCGCACAGTTTGTCTCTCTATTCTTAATGAACTCGCCCTAAGTGGCAGTGCAGCGTATTCTACTCATCCGCTTTCGCTTGTCAAATACTTTTTTAAAAAAATTATTTTGCCAAGCAATCTTGCAGATTAATCTTCTTGTTTAAGAAATTAATCTTTCGATTTATGTATGATAATAACAATGGAATCATTGTTATTTTGGATAAAGATTACTACTAAACTTTGATTATAGTAGCACAGGGTTGCTCAAAAGTAAAGCAAGGAATTCAAATTTGTTGCTTTACTATTATGTCTATCGGTAAATATTCAAGATGTGCTATATCTTTATCAATTACATCTATAAAGGTTCTGGCTATTCATTCTAAATTTTGTTAACCTTCGCAGTTCAAACAATGGTGGCTCTTTAGGTCCCCTCGCGACGATAGACGTGAACCCCGTCAGGTCCGGAAGGAAGCAGCGGTAACGCTCGATTCGGGCGCCGAGGTGAGGCTTTTAGAGCTGCCGCCCAACTTAAATACCGATATGAGCCACATTGCTTTAGCGCGTAAATGGCGACCGCGTACTTTTACACAACTTGTCGGTCAGCCCCATGTCTGTAAAGCTTTAACCTACTCTCTTACAGAGCAAAGGCTTCATCATGCTTATTTATTTACCGGCACGCGTGGAGTAGGGAAAACAAGTATTGCCCGACTTTTTGCTAAAGCACTAAATTGTGAAAAAGGCATTAGTGCAGAACCTTGCTTAGTTTGTCCTACTTGTTTATCTATTGAACAGGGACATTTCATTGATCTTATAGAAATTGATGCTGCCTCGAAAACGCGGGTAGAGGACACTAGAGAAATCCTTGAAAACGTTCAATATTCGCCAACACAGGGTCGCTTTAAGATTTATTTAATTGATGAAGTGCATATGCTATCTCAGCATAGTTTTAATGCGCTTTTAAAAACACTGGAAGAACCGCCTGCTCATGTCATGTTTCTTTTGGCTACCACAGACCCACAAAAATTACCTGTCACTGTGCTATCCCGTTGTTTACACTTTAATTTAAAACCGCTTTCCTTAGAAAATATATCGCAATGGCTAGCCTACATAATGAAAGAAGAAGGTTTTGCTTTCGAGCCTCAAGCTCTTGATCTCATAGCTAAAGCCGCACAAGGCAGTATGCGTGATGCTTTAAGTTTGCTTGATCAAGCGCTAGCAAGTTGTAATAACTCTTTAGTGGCCAGTGAAATAAAAAATATTTTAGGTTATACCAAAAAAGACTATGCTTTAGAAATATTGCATGCTTTGGCGGCATTCAATCCCAATAACCTGATTCATATTAGTAGGGAAATAGCCTCCGAAGGTGGAAATTTTATTTATGTGTTAGAAGAAATGGTGCAGTACTTGCATCAAATTACCATATGCCAAACCTTATCAGCAGATAGCCCTTTTATTAATTCCTCGGAAGAATTAATAAAGATTAGTAAAAATTTCCAACCCGAGGATACGCAGCTATTTTACGAAATTGCAGTAAAAAGTCTGGAGGAAATTCAATTAGCTCCTGCATTAGGTATTGGTTTTGAAATGGCACTCTTACGTATGTATACGTTTCGTCCAGCTACACAAGAGATAAACCCCCAACTAGGGTATGAATTTGTTAAAGTGATCGAGGAAAAGGATACTGAATACGTTAGACCTGAGCCTTCATTAAGCCAAACCTCTCTCGATGTAGAGGAAGACAACCTTGTTGAAGAACCCTTTCTTTCTAATAATTTGCCACACCAGGAAGAAAGCTGGGCGTCTATCCTAGCCAAGCTTTCCTTAAATGGATTAGCACAAACTGCAGTAGAGCACTCTGAATTTGTCAGTAAGCTAGGAAAAGAAGTTACTTTACGAGTTAATAAAGGCCATCAATCTTTATTTACACCAGCAATTATTGGCCGCATCGAACAGGCATTGACCAATTACTACAAAGATGTAGTAAAATTGATAATTTCTTGCGAAGACAGTATTCCCGATTCCCCGGCGCAGCAAAAAAAGATCGCCGGAGATAATAAGCGGAAAGAAGCGGAGCTGGCCTTGCAAAATGATCCGTTTTTTCAACAATTGCAGCAAGAATTTTCTGCAGAGGTGGTCAAAGATTCTATTGTCTCAATAAAAGATGACCTATAATAAGCAATGGTGAATTTGCTTTACCTGATTCTTTTAAAGAGTCGAAGAGTTAACATTAACAAGAGAGGGCTGTGATGGATATTAATCAAAACTTAAACAATCTCATGAAGGAAGCGCAAAAAATGCAAGAGCGCATGCAACAGGCGCAGCAGCAATTAAGCGAGCTCACAGTAACTGGAGAAGCTGGCGGTGGCATGTTAAAAATCGAGTTTAATGGACGCCATGATGCATTAAAAGCTAAAATAAATCCCTCTCTTCATGAAGATCTGGAAATGATTGAAGATTTAATCGTAGCTGCTATTAATGATGCTACTCGCAAGATTGAAAAAGCTTCTAAGGAAAAGATAAGCCAGCTAACCGCGGGTTTAAATATTCCTCAGGACTTCCTGAAAGAAGGCGAAAAATAAGTTTTAATGGATAATGTATTGTCTGGCCTCGTGGAGGCATTGCGCTGCCTCCCAGGCGTCGGCCCCAAGTCCGCGCAGCGAATGGTATTCCATCTCTTACAATACCAACGACAAAAAGGCTTGCATTTAGCAACTTGTCTTGAAAAAGCGATGGTGCATGTGCGCGCCTGTCAACGCTGTAATAATTTCACAGTTGAAAATTTTTGCAACCTTTGCTCCAATACTAACCGGGATATAAGCTTATTATGTGTAGTAGAAAATCCTTCAGACGTTACAGCAATAGAGCAGAGCCACGCTTATTCCGGATATTATTATGTTTTAATGAATAAAATCTCTCCCTTGGATGGGATTGGCCCGGAAGACATTGGTTTGTCTAAATTGCAAGCTCTAATCCATGATGAGGGTATAAAAGAAGTTATATTGGCACTTAGTCCTACGGTGGAAGGACAAACTACAGTTCATTTTATCCAAGAATTACTGGCTCCCATGGCAGTAAAAGTGAGTCAGTTAGCGCGAGGGATTCCTATTGGCGGAGAGTTAGAATTTCTAGATGGGAATACAATTGGTAATGCCCTAAGAAACAGAAAAGAGTTAAGTCCTGAATAATCGTATGAAAAAATTAGTTCTAATATTTATTTGGTTGATTTTATTACCTGGCATTAGTTCTGCCTCTTTTTTAAAAGATCTGTGGCCAAAATGGCAAGTTAATGATCCTTTATCAAAAGAAATAATCTCTCATCAAGAATGGCAACAGTTTTTGGATCGTTGTGTAGTAACGAATAAAGAAGGGATTAATTTAATTAATTACCCACAACTCACTGCTGAAAACCGTGCATTGTTAAATAATTACATCACCCGCATGGGAACAATTGATATAAAAAAATACAATAGAAATGAACAATTAGCCTTTTGGTTAAATCTTTATAATGCATTGACTGTACAAGCTGTAGCTGAATATTATCCAATTACCAATATTCTAGAAATAAATACCTCTCCTGGGCTATTTAGTATAGGTCCTTGGGGAGCCAGTTTAATAACTATCGATAATACGCGGTTATCTCTGGATGAGATTCATAATCGCATCATACGTCCGATTTGGAATGATCCGCGAACGCATTATGCGATAAGTAATGGTACGATTGGTGGCGCCAACTTACATAAAAAAGCATTTATCGGCAATACCATTCAACAACAATTAAATGAAGTAGCCAGGAATTACATCAACTCCACTCGGGGAGCTCAAGTCATTGAGGGCAAATTAGTAGTTTCCCGCATTTATGAGTGGTTTACTGCTGATTTTGGCGGCACAGCCGAGGACACATTGCTTCATCTTCGCGAATTTGCAAACGAACCTCTTTCAAGCCAATTAAAACATGTAAGTAACATAAGTGGTTATACTTATAATTGGCGTTTGAATAGTACCCTTCCGGTAATTTCGTGAAAAAAAGTCAGGGCAACGTAAAACAATGGCTGCTCTACTTTTATCTTTATAATCTTTTGTTTTTCGTTCTCCAACTATTTTATATCTTTTCCAAAGGCAGAGGGTTTGTTCAAGCTATTCCCCTACCCTGGAAAGTGGTTATGGAGTTATGTTTTACTTTTTTAATTCATTTACTTCTTATTTTAATTCTCTCAATCATTCAGACTGCACTTCTTTGGGGTATAGCCCAACGTTATCGTCGTTTAAATCGCTCCATCTCGATAGATAGTTGGCAATTATTCATATGGACAGTTACAGCGCTTACTCTTATTTGTGCCAATATTTATTTTTTCCCCTTAAGTGTTTTTAGTAAATTATTTCTTCCTGAGGTCCCAATTACCATTGTTTCTATTTTATTATTAATAAGCACGGGGATCCTTTTATTCCTTTTAATTAACACCTTGGCCAGGCTCTCCAAAACTATTTTAGCGGGACTAACTTTATTATTTTTTGTAGTGCTGGTTTTTTCTTTCTGGCAAACAAAAAATGCACCTATTAAACAATCGAAGTCACTGCCGAACGTTATTATTATCGGAGTTGACTCTTTAAGCCCAACTAACATTAAGACCAGCAATACCCCCTTTCTTAAAACTTCACTAAACAAAAGTGTTTATTTTAGTAATACGGTTAGTCCGTTAGCTCATACTTTTCCTTCCTGGATGAGCATTCTTACAGGTTTATATCCTTTCCATCACCAAGCCACTTATAATTTAAAAGCGATTAGCAGTGTAAGAAAAGAACTGAGTCTTGCCTGGAAGCTAAAAAGAAAAGGATACACAACGATTTATGCTACTGATGATCGTCGTTTTAATAGTATTGATGAGCAATTTGGCTTTGAAACTATTATAGGCCCCAAGAAAGGAGTAAATGATGTACTTCTGGGAGGGTTTAATGATTTTCCTCTTTCCAACCTCATTGCCAATCTTCCTTTCAGCCGCTGGATCTTTCCCTATAACTATATGAACCGGGCTAGTTTTTATACCTATTACCCCTACACTTTTAATCTTGCTTTACAAAAAGGATTAGCGCAAAAAAAAGAAGGCCCTTTTTTTATAGCCGTTCATTTTGCTTTACCCCATTGGCCGTATGCCTGGGCTGTAACGAAACCTGCGCAAGTGAATGATATATTTGATATTGAAAAACGAGGTAACGTTTATTATCAAGCATTAGGAGCGGTAGATAACCAAGTGGCTTCTTTATTTTCCTATTTGAAAAAATACCATTATTTAGATAACAGTTTGGTTATTTTATTAAGTGATCATGGGGAAACACTCTATTTACCGGGAACCAGACAAACTTCTTACCAAACCTACCAAGGGGAAGGTGAAAGCAAATTAGCTAATTATTTTAAAAGAAAAACCTCGACTGCTTTAAACATGAGCGTAGGACATGGCTCTGATTTATTAAGTGCAGATCAATACCATTGTTTGTTCGCTATGCAAATATATAAAGATGGGAAGTTGGTCACTACACCGCAAATAATAAACACGCAGGTCTCTTTAATTGATATTATGCCGACCATAGAAAATTTTCTGGCAATGAAAAAACAAAACGTAGATGGAATTTCGCTCCTGCCTTTTATATTAAAAAATAAACCCTTGCCTAAAAGGACCTTTATTATGGAAAGCGGGATGTTACCCAATCAATTTGTAACTCAAGAGAAAGCCCGCATTCTGGCAAAAAAATATTTTCAAATAGCAGACAATGGAGAGTTAGAACTAAAATACAATGAATTGTCTAACCTGGATCAATTAAAACTATATGGCGTTATAAAGGATAATTGGCTTTTCGTTTTATATCCTGATGATGATGGTTATATTCCAGTCATTTTACGTTTAGATAATAATTATTGGAGCGACTCGATGAATGACTCCTTTACTAAAAACTCTCCCGCGTCTGAAATGTTACAATTATTACATACTTTTTATGGTAAGCGTTGGCCGCTAATCACGGATAAAAACTAATTACTTTCTAAAAAGTTAAATAGGTCCTCCAAATTATTATTTTTGTCTTTAGCGAAAGACGCTTGTGATAAATTATCTTTCTGGACTAATTGCGGCAAGGCCTTATACAGATTACACAAATGCAAGATTAAGCAATGTTCTTCTCCTAAATTACTTCTAGACATAATCCGATGCTGAATAATTCTTATTTGTTGATAACACTCCTGCCAAGATAGATAGCATATGATTTGCTTATTTATTTTTTTTACTTGTAAATCAATCTGTTCCAAATAATTTTCATAGAGACACGTAATGACATTACATAATTGCGTAATTTCATTCGCTTTGGTTTCATTAGATGATAGTGAAAGTAATAAATTTAATAATCCTTCATTTTTTTTAATTTCATATTTTATCAATCCTTTCGTGCGATAAGCATCTGGTATTTCCCAGTGTGCAACAAGATCTCCTGTCTCGGCCATACCTTTCTCCATGAGAAGCTCAAGGCTATTTTTAGTATAAACGATAAACACATACACTTTTGTAATTTTTTAGTATAATGGAAAAACTATAGGTAGGAGTTATGTTGGAAAAACTGTTATTTTACATTGATAAGTCTCCTCTAGAAGATGCTTTTTTAGAATACTTTACACAGTGTGGTTTCCGAATCATTCAGCAGGCTTCAGACGAATTACCATGCCACTCCGAACAAATTATTGCAATCGTAATGAAGTATTCCCCTTCTTTCGATACTTCCAAAATAAAGCTGCAATACCGGCAATTTCAGGCACCGATTATTGTTATTAGTGATTTTTATGCAGAAGACATTTGTATAAAAATGTTAGAAGAAGGCGCCGATGATTTTTTAGTAAAACCTTTTCATCCCAGAGAGCTACACGCGCGTATTAAAGTTATTAAACGGCGGTTGGCACATGTCTTTGATAAATACGAACAAGAGAAAGAGATTATACGCTTTGCAAATTGGCGCTTGTACCCAGGATCACGACAAATTTTTTATGAGAATAACGAGATTTTTTTAAGTACAAAAGAATATGACATTTTACTGGCCTTTGTTAGCCAACCTAATAAACCTATCAGTCGTGAATTGTTACAACAAATTGCAAAAAACAATGAAGATGCGCATCCATTTGATCGCAGGGTGGATGTTTTGATCAGTAGACTAAGGCAAAAAATTGGAATTGATAATACGCAGAAATTAATACAAACTGTCCGGCATAATGGCTATATGCTTGTTGCAGAAGTAACCAGAGGTAAAGAGTAAGTTAGACTTATGCTATCAGAGCAAAAAAATAAATCCGTGATTTCTCGCTCCGAAGGAAGTCTATAATTTAGCTATAAGTACAAATCGCCGAAAAGAACATCATTGTGAAAATAGACAGCATCCTAAAAGCATTGCAGGAACAACAAAGAGATGAGAAAAGACAAGGTGAGTTTATGGACTTACCTAATGAGACGCTTATAGAAATTGCTAAAAAACTGACCTCGACAAAGGATATATCCAATTTAGCCCAAACCAACAAACGCGCCCAGGGTTTATTCAAACCCGCATTAGATTCCATTGCGGTTAATATGCTGCTAGAACATGTGGTTCATGGGGAGCAGGATGAAGCGGAGAAACTGATAAAAAAACGCCCTGACTTATTGACCCTTCGAGGAGATATCACAGACTATTCCGGACGCACCTTTAAGAACATTACCCCTTTTGAATATGCTCTATGGGCATTGGATAGACATATGTGGGAGATCATGCTTAAAGCCTTACCTGACAATAAAAATGGTTATGAGATTAAGCAACAGTTATTTCAACAATATAAAGTCCACATGCGAAGTGAAGGTGTTCATTACCTCTTCGAAGGAAAGTCTTACCAAGAAAAACATTATGATTTTGCATTAAAGGATAAATTACATGAGTATCTAACTTTCACCTTCTTGAATCATCAGGAGCTTACTAATCATTGGATAAAAGAAGTAGGGGGCGCACAGAGAATGGTGCCATGTTATATAGCAAAGGAATATGGCCGATCCGATCGTTCTTTTGATCCCACCCCTCAATTTAAAGAGGAACAATTGCCGAAAAATTTATATTTTTATAATCAGGCACGAGGAAAACCTGAGGCGTGGTTTTCGTTGAGCTCTAGTCGTTTAGGTTTTAATTTTGGAATATTTCGGGGCGACTGGGATAAAGCGTATGGTGTCCAATACGTAGATCGCGGATCCGCCACGTTGGATTGGCAAGCTTTATCCGCCCTTTGCAAAAAAAACACATTAGAGTTCAATGAGCTTGGGCAAAGATTAAAGTCAGAATTGGAGCAGGCATCGCAGAAAAGGCCGCCCGCTATTTAATATTCATGAGCAAGTTTTAGAATGGTTCGGGATAATATTCATTTTTGTTGGGCAGAAAATCGCGTCCTCAGAAATTAATATTTCGAAATATTAAATTTTATTTCTTTTTTTTAGTAATTTTGCGCATGCGAACGCTTTTAATAATATTCTCCCCCACTTTTAAAATCTCAATTTGATATTGTTCAATGCGCAAACAATAATCCGCGGGAGGTATATATCCCAAATATTCTATAATAAGTCCGCTTAATGTCCGGGGGCCTATGGAAGGCAATTGCCAATTTAACATCCTGTTTAAGTTTCTTAAGGTAATACTTGCATCAACGATGATCGTTCCATCTTCTTCCGGGAAAATATCTTTGCTTAAAGCAGCAATATCCGTAGTAAATTCACCAACGATCTCCTCAAGTATATCCTCCATAGTTACCAACCCTTGCAGCTCGCCATACTCATCTACTACAAAGCAACTACGTCGCTTCATACGTTGAAAATTTAGAATTTGTACATTGAGCGAAGTAGCTTCTGGTATGTAATAGGGCGGTTCGGCAATTTTCAATAAGCTTTCCATCGTAAGCTGTTCTTCCAGCGCCAGGTTTAAAACGCTACGCAGATGAATCATGCCTACCAGATTGTCAATGTTATCTTTATATAGAGGTAAACGGGTATGTTGCGCTGTTTCCAGTTGATCCAATATTTCATGCCAGGGTAGCTCCAGATCTATCCCTATTATATCTGCTTTGGGTACCATGATATCTTCAACCCGTGCCTGCTCCAAATCCAAAAGGCTTAAAAGCATACCTTTATGCTCTACAGGCAATAGCCCACCGGCCTCATGCACCACTGCCCTTAATTCCTCATGCGATAGGGCTTCTTTTTGTGCGTTATCTAAAGTAACCCCCATGAGACGTAAGATATTATTGGCAATCCAACTAACGAGACTAACTAAAGGGGAAAAGATTGTTCCTAAAATTTTGAGTGGTAAGGAACAAGCGAAGGCGACTTTTTCAGGAAATAATGCGGCTAAAGTTTTGGGGACCATTTCAGCAAACACAATAATAACTAATGTTAACAACAGCGTAGCTATACCAACCCCAATCTCACTGTATAGCTGCTGTCCTACCAAGGTGGAAATCATAGAGGCCACGATATTAGCGAGCGTGTTTCCTATTAGCACTATGCTTAAAAAACGCTCAGGTTTTGCTAAAAGCTGCTGCACTCGAATCGCTTGTTTATGATTTTTTTTTACCAAATGACGTAAGCGGTAACGGTTAATAGACATTACGCCAATTTCCGAACCAGAAAAAAAAGCGGACAAGAGTACTAAAAGAACCAACACGAGTAAAAGCGCCAACAGGTAAGAGGTCACAGAGCCATCCTAAAAATAATATTTCAGAACATAGTTATTCACTATGTTATAATCTTACCTTTATACTCAACATACTTCAAAATGCTATTTTTAGAGTATATTTCTTCATTGACGAGAGTAAAACATGTTTGAAAATTTAACCGAACGTTTAACACGTACCTTTAAAAACCTAAGTGGTCAAGGAAAATTTACTGAAGAAAACATGCAACAAGCCTTGCGTGAGGTGCGTTTATCTTTAATTGAAGCTGATGTGGCTTTGCCAGTTATTAAAGAATTTATTGAGCAAATTAAACAAAAAGCCATGGGGCAGGAAGTTGCTACCAGCCTAAAACCAGACCAGGCTTTGGTTAAATTAATCCATGATGAATTAGTAACCATTATGGGGCAAGAGCGTGCGGAGCTAAATTTTAAAACCCAACCTCCAGCTGTTTTTTTAATGGCCGGGTTGCAAGGTTCCGGGAAAACTACCAGCGCAGCGAAACTTGCCCGTTATTTGAAAGAAACGGAAAAGAAAAAAGTGATGTTAGTGAGTGCTGACATTTATCGCCCCGCCGCTATTGAGCAATTAAAATTACTCGCTGATGATTTAGAAGTTCCTTTTTTCCCTTCTTCATCGCAAGAAAAACCGCTCGACATTGTAAGAAATGCCGTAAATAGCGCAAAAAAACAATTCATGGATGTATTAATAATCGATACCGCAGGGCGTTTGCATATCGATAATGAAATGATGAAAGAAATTAAAGAGCTTCATCAGGCAGTAACCCCGGCAGAAACATTATTTGTGGTAGATAGCATGACTGGGCAAGATGCGGCTAATACTGCAAAAGCCTTTAATGACACACTTCCCCTAACAGGTGTAATTCTTACTAAAGTAGACGGTGATGCCCGAGGCGGCGCCGCTTTATCTGTTCGGCAAATTACGGGCCAACCCATTAAATTCATGGGAAGCGGCGAAAAAATCGAAGCTTTGGAACCCTTCCATCCGGAAAGAGTTGCCTCTCGTATTCTTGGAATGGGTGATATTCTTACTTTAATTGAAGAAGTGCAACGAAAGACTGATCAGGCAGCCAGTGAAAAATTAGCTAAAAAAATTAAAAAAGGAAAGGGTTTTGACCTGGAAGATTTTAAAGAACAGTTACTACAAATGAATAAAATGGGTGGTATCTCTAGCATGATGAGCAAGCTACCTGGAATGGCGCAGTTACCCCAACAAGCGATTGGTCAAGTGAATGATAAAGCTTTGTCACAGACTGTAGCTATTATCAATTCGATGACCATGAAAGAAAGAAGAGTGCCAAAAATTATTGTCGGCTCTCGCAAACGTCGCATTGCCCAAGGATCTGGCACGCAAATTCAAGATGTTAACCGCTTACTCAAACAATTTGAGCAAATGCAAAAAATGATGAAGAAATTTAATAAACCAGGCGCCTTGAAGCAAATGATGCGTGGGTTAGGTGGAATGGCAGGTTTAAAAGGGATCTTGCCAGATAAGTTTAATTAATTAAAACAAACTCTTCCCAAGCCGTGCTAATTTTCGTACAATACACGGCATTTTTATGTAAACCACTCTAAAGTAGAGGAAAATAATGGTCGTAATACGTTTATCACGAGCTGGAGCTAAAAAGCGTCCTTTTTATCATATCGTAGTAACAGATAGTCGCAGACGTCGCGATAGTAACTACATTGAAAGCATTGGTTATTTTAATCCTGTTGCTCGCGGACAAGAACCACGATTGCACTTGGAATTCGATAAATTGCAACACTGGCAAAGCCAAGGTGCTCAGTTATCGGATCGTGTGGCTTCTTTGACAAAAGAATATAAAAAGCAAAAGGATAACGCTGCTTAAGTGGATAAAGACTGGATTGTTGTTGGCCGGT
The Legionella adelaidensis DNA segment above includes these coding regions:
- a CDS encoding HlyC/CorC family transporter, whose product is MTSYLLALLLVLVLLVLLSAFFSGSEIGVMSINRYRLRHLVKKNHKQAIRVQQLLAKPERFLSIVLIGNTLANIVASMISTLVGQQLYSEIGVGIATLLLTLVIIVFAEMVPKTLAALFPEKVAFACSLPLKILGTIFSPLVSLVSWIANNILRLMGVTLDNAQKEALSHEELRAVVHEAGGLLPVEHKGMLLSLLDLEQARVEDIMVPKADIIGIDLELPWHEILDQLETAQHTRLPLYKDNIDNLVGMIHLRSVLNLALEEQLTMESLLKIAEPPYYIPEATSLNVQILNFQRMKRRSCFVVDEYGELQGLVTMEDILEEIVGEFTTDIAALSKDIFPEEDGTIIVDASITLRNLNRMLNWQLPSIGPRTLSGLIIEYLGYIPPADYCLRIEQYQIEILKVGENIIKSVRMRKITKKKK
- the ffh gene encoding signal recognition particle protein produces the protein MFENLTERLTRTFKNLSGQGKFTEENMQQALREVRLSLIEADVALPVIKEFIEQIKQKAMGQEVATSLKPDQALVKLIHDELVTIMGQERAELNFKTQPPAVFLMAGLQGSGKTTSAAKLARYLKETEKKKVMLVSADIYRPAAIEQLKLLADDLEVPFFPSSSQEKPLDIVRNAVNSAKKQFMDVLIIDTAGRLHIDNEMMKEIKELHQAVTPAETLFVVDSMTGQDAANTAKAFNDTLPLTGVILTKVDGDARGGAALSVRQITGQPIKFMGSGEKIEALEPFHPERVASRILGMGDILTLIEEVQRKTDQAASEKLAKKIKKGKGFDLEDFKEQLLQMNKMGGISSMMSKLPGMAQLPQQAIGQVNDKALSQTVAIINSMTMKERRVPKIIVGSRKRRIAQGSGTQIQDVNRLLKQFEQMQKMMKKFNKPGALKQMMRGLGGMAGLKGILPDKFN
- the rpsP gene encoding 30S ribosomal protein S16, with protein sequence MVVIRLSRAGAKKRPFYHIVVTDSRRRRDSNYIESIGYFNPVARGQEPRLHLEFDKLQHWQSQGAQLSDRVASLTKEYKKQKDNAA